The sequence ACCACGGGCGCGAGCGATGCGGCCGGGTACCAGGAGGAGCTCGCGGGGATCGCCGAGTCCAACGCCTCCGCCTGACCCCGCAGCATCCACGGGAGCGCCCCGGGCCACCGCCCCGGAGGCGCTCCCGCCCCCGAGTCCCGGCCGCGACCGGGAGCAAGGAGCACCCGTGAAGGGATTCCTCGACCGCTACGGCGCGCCGCTGCTCATGATCCTGCCGTCGATCCTCCTCATCGGCGTCTTCGTCTACGGCCTGCTGGGCGTGAACTTCTGGACGTCGATGACCGATAACCACACCGCGGGCCAGGCCTCCGGCCGGCAGCCGACCGCGTTCGTGGGCCTGACCAACTACATCGAGCTGCTGCTCACCGAGGATTTCCGGCACTCGCTGGTGAATCTGGTGCTGTTCACCGCCACCTTCCTAGTGGGCGCGATGGCGATGGGTTTCGTCTGGGCGTGGCTGCTGGAGCGGCCGCTGAGGGGCGGGCGGCTGTTCCAGACGATCTATCTGTTCCCGATGGCGGTCAGCTTCGTCGCCTCCGGCGTGGTGTGGCGGTGGCTGCTGAACTCCAACCAGGGCGAGAGCGCGAGCGGGCTGAACCGGCTGTTCCAGATGGTCGGTCTGGGCTTCCTGCAGAACCCGTGGTGGAACAACATCACCTTCGGGATCATGGCGATCGCCCTGCCGGCCGTCTGGCAGCTCTCCGGCTACGTGATGGCGCTGTTCCTGGCCGGGTTCCGCGGGGTGCCCGACGAGCTGCGCGAGGCGGCCCGGATGGATGGCGCCTCCGAGTGGCAGGTCTACCGCCTGGTGATCTTCCCGCAGCTCACCCCGGTGCTGATGAGCGCGGTGGTGATCATCGCGCACATGTCGCTGAAGTCCTTCGACCTCATCATGTCGATCTCCTCCGCCTCCGCCTATCAGACGAAGGTGCCCGCGGTGGACATGTTCCTGTTCAAATCCGGTTTCGACTACGCGAACTCGGCGGCGGTCGGCGCGTTCCTGCTGATCATCATCGCGTTCCTGATCGTCCCGTATCTCGTCCAGCAGCATCGGAGCCGCACCCGATGAGCACCTCCTCCCTCTCCCTGCCGGCCTCGCCCGAGGCCCCCTCCCCCGCGCCCGGCTCCCGCTCAGAGCGCAGCGGGCGCGGCTGGCTCCACCTGCTGCGGCTGATCGTCATCCTGCTGGGCGTGGTGGTCGTGCTGATCCCCGTGTACGTCCTGGTGATCACGAGCCTCAAGGGGCCGGGGGACGCCAGCGCGGCGCGGGCCTGGGCGCTCCCCCAGGAGTGGACCTTCTCGAACTGGTCCGCCGCCTGGACCGCGCTGGGCCCCTCGATCGGGCGCAGCGTGCAGATGGTGGTCCCCTCGACGATCGTCTCCGCGGTGCTGGGCTGCATGAACGGCTTCGTGCTCTCGCGCTGGCGGTTCCCGGGCGCGGATCTCGTGTTCACGCTGATCCTCTTCGGCATGTTCCTGCCCTACCAGGCCGTGATGATCCCGCTGATGCAGATGCTGCTGGGGGCCGGGGTGCCCAACGGCATCCCCTCGCTGATCCTGCTGCACGTGGTGTTCGGCATCCCCATCACCACGCTGATCTTCCGCAACTACTTCGAGTCGGTGCCGCATGAGCTCGTCGAATCCGCGAAGGTGGACGGCGCCGGGATGCTGCGCACCTTCTGGCACATCGCCCTGCCGCTGGCGATCCCGGGATTCGTGGTCGTGCTGATCTGGCAGTTCACCAACGCGTGGAACGACTTCCTGTTCGCGGTGTTCTTCTCCTCACCGGCCAACGGCCCGGTCACCCTGGCGCTGAACAACCTGGCCAACGGCGCGCTGCTGGCGAACTACGGCGTCTCGATGGCGGGCGCGCTGCTCGCCTCGCTGCCCACCCTGCTGGTCTACATCCTGCTCAGCAAGTACTTCCTCTCGGGGCTGATGCAGGGCTCGGTCAAGGGGTGAGCCGCGCGGGTACACTGGACCGTGAACGTTCACGACACCGTTCCCGACCGGCTCGAAGCCAGGAGACGCCTCACCGATGAGCACCCCGCTGCCGTCCGCCGACCGCACCGACCGCTGGTGGGAGGAGCTGCCCGCCGGCCGCAACCGCCTGCGCGGCCGCGCCCACCTGCACACCGACGCCCCCGCCCTGAACCTCGACGGGACCTGGGAGTTCCGCTACGGCACCCGGGCCGACGGCTCTGACCTCGGCGAGAGCGCCGAGATCGCCGTGCCCGGGCTGTGGCAGCTGCAGGGCTACGGCGCCCCGCAGTACACCAACGTCATCTATCCGATCCCCCGCGACGTCCCGCACGTGCCGGACGAGAACCCCACCGGCCACTACTCCCGCACGCTCACCGTGCCCGAAGAGTGGACCGAGCAGCTCGCCGGCGGGGCCCGCATCCTGCTGCGCTTCCAGGGCGTGGACTCCGCGGCGAAGGTGTGGATCGACGGCACCGAGATCGGGGTGACCG comes from Brachybacterium faecium DSM 4810 and encodes:
- a CDS encoding carbohydrate ABC transporter membrane protein (PFAM: Binding-protein-dependent transport system inner membrane component), with product MKGFLDRYGAPLLMILPSILLIGVFVYGLLGVNFWTSMTDNHTAGQASGRQPTAFVGLTNYIELLLTEDFRHSLVNLVLFTATFLVGAMAMGFVWAWLLERPLRGGRLFQTIYLFPMAVSFVASGVVWRWLLNSNQGESASGLNRLFQMVGLGFLQNPWWNNITFGIMAIALPAVWQLSGYVMALFLAGFRGVPDELREAARMDGASEWQVYRLVIFPQLTPVLMSAVVIIAHMSLKSFDLIMSISSASAYQTKVPAVDMFLFKSGFDYANSAAVGAFLLIIIAFLIVPYLVQQHRSRTR
- a CDS encoding carbohydrate ABC transporter membrane protein (PFAM: Binding-protein-dependent transport system inner membrane component); translated protein: MSTSSLSLPASPEAPSPAPGSRSERSGRGWLHLLRLIVILLGVVVVLIPVYVLVITSLKGPGDASAARAWALPQEWTFSNWSAAWTALGPSIGRSVQMVVPSTIVSAVLGCMNGFVLSRWRFPGADLVFTLILFGMFLPYQAVMIPLMQMLLGAGVPNGIPSLILLHVVFGIPITTLIFRNYFESVPHELVESAKVDGAGMLRTFWHIALPLAIPGFVVVLIWQFTNAWNDFLFAVFFSSPANGPVTLALNNLANGALLANYGVSMAGALLASLPTLLVYILLSKYFLSGLMQGSVKG